In the Nitrospirota bacterium genome, one interval contains:
- the cobA gene encoding uroporphyrinogen-III C-methyltransferase, with protein MTSSIGKVYLIGAGPGDPGLITVKGLECVKKADVIIYDYLANERLLDQRRPEAELVYVGKQGGRHTLPQDEINRLIVKRAREGRIVARLKGGDPFIFGRGGEEAEELVDNGIPFEIVPGVTAATAVPTYAGIPLTHRDYTASVAFITGHEDPTKPESTVHWDRIATGIGTLVFFMGMKNLPNIVDNLVNHGRSPETPVALIQWGTRTDQKVVTGSLRDIVSKVQAAKLGPPAIIVVGDVVRLRDKLNWYESKPLFGKRVIVTRSRDQASVFAEMLIDRGATTIEFPTIDVVPPSSWDELDAAITAIEAYQWIIFTSANAIRFFMERLRTLNKDLRLLKGVNICVVGPKTAEALDCYGLKPDLVPSEFKAEGVLAALGGTKVRGLKILIPRAKVARELIPDKLREQGAEVTVATAYENVRPAADLERVLKLFNEKKINAVTFTSSSTVHNFIEILGPKEYKKLMEGVAVACIGPVTAKTAEEFGLKTDIMPKDYTIPALVDAMVEFYNRVH; from the coding sequence ATGACATCATCAATCGGAAAAGTCTATCTCATCGGGGCCGGGCCGGGCGACCCCGGCCTGATCACGGTCAAGGGCTTGGAATGTGTCAAAAAGGCCGATGTGATCATCTACGACTACCTGGCGAACGAACGGCTGCTGGACCAGCGTCGCCCCGAGGCGGAACTGGTCTACGTAGGCAAACAGGGCGGAAGGCACACCCTGCCCCAGGACGAGATCAACAGGCTCATCGTGAAACGGGCAAGGGAGGGGAGGATCGTCGCCCGTCTCAAGGGCGGCGATCCCTTCATCTTCGGACGGGGAGGGGAAGAGGCGGAGGAACTTGTCGACAACGGCATTCCCTTTGAGATCGTACCGGGCGTGACGGCGGCCACGGCGGTTCCCACTTACGCGGGCATTCCCCTCACCCATCGAGACTACACCGCGAGCGTGGCCTTCATCACCGGGCATGAGGACCCCACGAAGCCCGAGTCCACGGTGCACTGGGACCGGATAGCGACGGGTATCGGGACGCTGGTGTTCTTCATGGGCATGAAGAATCTCCCGAACATTGTCGACAATCTCGTCAATCACGGCCGCAGCCCTGAGACCCCGGTAGCTCTGATCCAGTGGGGCACCCGAACCGATCAGAAGGTCGTGACCGGTTCGCTCAGGGATATCGTATCGAAGGTACAAGCGGCAAAGCTCGGTCCGCCTGCCATCATCGTGGTTGGCGATGTCGTCAGGCTACGGGACAAACTGAACTGGTACGAGTCCAAACCGCTCTTCGGCAAGAGGGTCATTGTGACGCGTTCCCGGGACCAGGCGAGCGTGTTCGCCGAGATGCTGATCGACCGCGGTGCCACGACCATCGAATTTCCTACGATCGACGTGGTTCCTCCGTCCAGCTGGGATGAACTGGATGCGGCCATCACCGCGATCGAGGCCTACCAGTGGATTATCTTCACGAGTGCGAACGCGATACGGTTCTTCATGGAAAGGCTGCGGACGCTCAACAAGGACCTGCGCCTGCTCAAAGGCGTGAACATCTGCGTGGTGGGGCCGAAAACAGCTGAAGCGCTCGATTGCTACGGCCTGAAACCCGACCTGGTCCCTTCCGAGTTCAAGGCCGAAGGCGTGCTCGCGGCCCTGGGCGGCACAAAAGTCAGGGGCCTGAAAATCCTGATCCCGCGGGCGAAAGTTGCCCGGGAGCTCATCCCCGATAAGCTCAGGGAGCAGGGGGCCGAAGTGACGGTCGCGACCGCCTATGAGAACGTCAGGCCTGCCGCTGACCTGGAGCGCGTCCTGAAGCTGTTCAACGAGAAGAAGATCAACGCGGTCACCTTCACCAGCTCGTCGACGGTTCATAATTTTATTGAAATACTGGGCCCAAAAGAGTATAAGAAGCTCATGGAAGGCGTGGCAGTCGCCTGTATCGGGCCGGTCACGGCAAAAACGGCTGAAGAATTCGGCTTGAAAACGGACATCATGCCAAAAGACTATACGATCCCCGCTCTGGTTGACGCGATGGTGGAGTTCTATAACAGAGTGCATTGA
- the hemB gene encoding porphobilinogen synthase, whose amino-acid sequence MFQPMYRPRRLRANENIRRMVRETKLSPDDFIYPLFVTHGTGVKKEIGSMPGNFQQSIENIVKDCDEVKALGIPAVILFGIPEHKDEEGTEAYSDEGIIQHAIKAIKNRHPELIVITDVCLCEYTSHGHCGVIKNGVVQNDATLELLSKEALSHARAGADMVAPSDMMDGRVAAIRQTLDSDGFYDIPIMSYAAKYASGFYGPFREAAESTPQFGDRRSYQMDAPNSREALREVALDIDEGADIVMVKPALAYLDIIYQVRQQFNLPVAAYNVSGEFSMVKAAAQLGWVDGERVMMESLIAMKRAGADMILTYFAKEAAALLNK is encoded by the coding sequence ATGTTCCAACCGATGTACCGGCCGAGGCGTCTGCGGGCAAACGAGAACATACGGCGTATGGTCCGGGAGACGAAGCTTTCACCCGACGATTTCATCTATCCGCTCTTCGTTACGCACGGCACGGGAGTGAAGAAAGAGATCGGCTCCATGCCCGGGAATTTTCAGCAGTCCATCGAGAACATCGTGAAGGACTGCGACGAGGTCAAGGCTCTGGGCATCCCCGCGGTCATTCTCTTTGGGATTCCGGAGCACAAGGACGAGGAGGGCACCGAAGCCTATTCCGATGAAGGCATCATCCAGCATGCCATCAAGGCCATCAAGAACAGGCATCCCGAACTCATCGTGATCACCGACGTGTGCCTCTGCGAATATACGAGCCACGGCCACTGCGGCGTCATCAAAAACGGCGTTGTCCAGAACGACGCGACGCTCGAACTGCTTTCAAAGGAAGCCCTGTCCCACGCAAGGGCGGGCGCGGACATGGTCGCCCCGTCGGACATGATGGACGGCCGCGTGGCCGCCATCCGGCAGACGCTCGACAGCGACGGCTTTTACGACATCCCGATCATGTCCTATGCTGCGAAGTATGCATCAGGCTTTTACGGACCGTTCCGCGAGGCGGCCGAATCGACGCCCCAGTTCGGAGACCGCCGGTCCTATCAGATGGATGCTCCGAACAGCAGGGAAGCCCTGCGCGAGGTCGCCCTGGATATTGACGAGGGCGCTGACATTGTGATGGTCAAGCCCGCACTTGCCTACCTTGACATCATTTACCAGGTCAGGCAGCAGTTCAACCTTCCGGTGGCGGCCTACAACGTAAGCGGCGAGTTTTCCATGGTCAAGGCAGCGGCGCAGCTGGGATGGGTAGATGGCGAACGGGTTATGATGGAGTCGCTCATCGCAATGAAGCGGGCAGGGGCCGATATGATCCTCACCTATTTCGCAAAAGAAGCTGCGGCCCTGCTGAACAAATAG
- a CDS encoding iron-sulfur cluster assembly accessory protein has translation MITISEIAADKIKDILKVEGVPNHALRVTAGGGGCCGPSYEIMIDDKAGDGDIIVEMHGARVFLDEATSKKLDGAELGFIRDERGEGFVLGFPNGAPAGGSCGCGGEEAKPSHGGCGSGGCGCG, from the coding sequence ATGATAACGATTTCAGAAATAGCAGCCGACAAAATTAAAGACATTCTCAAGGTGGAGGGCGTGCCGAACCATGCGCTGCGGGTGACCGCCGGCGGCGGGGGTTGCTGCGGTCCTTCCTACGAGATCATGATCGATGACAAGGCAGGCGACGGAGACATCATCGTGGAAATGCATGGCGCAAGGGTGTTCCTTGACGAGGCTACCTCGAAAAAGCTCGACGGCGCCGAGCTCGGCTTCATCCGCGACGAGCGGGGAGAGGGGTTCGTGCTCGGGTTCCCGAACGGCGCGCCGGCCGGCGGAAGCTGCGGCTGCGGAGGCGAGGAGGCAAAGCCGAGCCATGGAGGGTGCGGTTCCGGCGGCTGCGGGTGTGGATAG
- the ccsB gene encoding c-type cytochrome biogenesis protein CcsB, which produces MNIIFFEAAMAIYVLSAAGYITYIVKPDLKPAASFSRWAAVAGFLLHVVYFASRWAESGRVPVTSFFEAANLLGMGIMLMFLIMEYRYRVAALGSFMLPLVIVLMLPALIVSGDIQELKPVLKSGWLGVHTSFAVLGDAAFAFAFIVSVMYLIQEHQLKAKNLGALFHRLPSLEVMDTLGYKALTFGWPLFTVGMISGSIWANSAWGTYWSWDPKETWSLITWVIYLVLLHLRTIGWRGRKMALLSIAGFAFVLVSFFVVSRVNLGKHTF; this is translated from the coding sequence ATGAACATCATCTTCTTTGAAGCGGCAATGGCCATCTATGTGCTGTCGGCTGCCGGTTATATCACCTACATCGTCAAGCCGGACCTGAAGCCTGCTGCCAGCTTCTCCCGGTGGGCTGCGGTCGCCGGTTTTCTGCTCCACGTCGTTTATTTTGCATCGCGCTGGGCCGAATCCGGCCGGGTCCCGGTTACCAGCTTTTTCGAGGCTGCCAATCTCCTTGGCATGGGCATCATGCTCATGTTCCTTATCATGGAATACCGATACCGGGTCGCGGCCCTGGGATCGTTCATGCTTCCCCTGGTCATCGTGCTCATGCTTCCGGCGCTCATCGTTTCGGGCGACATCCAGGAGCTGAAGCCGGTGCTCAAGAGCGGCTGGCTCGGCGTCCACACGAGCTTCGCGGTACTGGGGGATGCGGCCTTCGCATTCGCATTCATCGTGTCCGTCATGTACCTGATCCAGGAGCACCAGCTCAAGGCAAAAAATCTCGGTGCCCTGTTCCACCGGCTGCCGTCGCTGGAAGTCATGGACACGCTCGGGTACAAGGCACTGACGTTCGGCTGGCCCCTGTTCACGGTCGGCATGATCTCGGGTTCCATATGGGCGAACAGCGCCTGGGGCACGTACTGGAGCTGGGACCCGAAGGAGACCTGGTCGCTGATCACCTGGGTCATTTATCTTGTGCTGCTGCATTTGCGGACCATCGGGTGGCGGGGGAGGAAAATGGCACTCCTGTCCATCGCCGGGTTCGCTTTCGTGCTCGTCAGCTTCTTCGTGGTGAGCCGTGTCAACCTCGGGAAGCATACCTTTTAA
- a CDS encoding WbuC family cupin fold metalloprotein — protein sequence MKQIDRALLDSLAAKAKSSPRKRAHFNLHPELNDPVQRLCIAMEPETYVRPHRHSDPETWEILLILRGSLALNIFDEQGTVVRRTVLSARGPVTAVEFGRNTWHAPASLEPGTVVFEIKQGPYRPIEEANHAPWAPREDEPAAAQFLDWYRIAKVGDVPPRIEK from the coding sequence ATGAAGCAGATAGATCGGGCGCTGCTCGATTCCCTCGCGGCAAAAGCGAAGAGCTCCCCGCGGAAACGCGCTCACTTCAATCTCCATCCCGAGTTGAACGACCCGGTGCAGCGCCTCTGCATCGCCATGGAGCCGGAAACCTATGTTCGGCCCCACCGTCATTCCGACCCTGAAACGTGGGAGATACTGCTCATCCTTCGCGGGTCCTTGGCCCTGAATATCTTTGATGAGCAGGGTACGGTGGTCCGGCGTACCGTACTGAGTGCCCGCGGCCCGGTGACCGCGGTCGAGTTCGGAAGGAACACCTGGCATGCGCCGGCATCGCTCGAACCGGGCACGGTCGTGTTCGAGATCAAGCAGGGGCCGTACAGGCCGATCGAAGAGGCCAACCATGCTCCGTGGGCGCCCCGTGAGGACGAACCCGCCGCGGCTCAGTTCCTCGATTGGTACCGGATCGCGAAAGTAGGGGATGTGCCGCCGAGGATCGAGAAATAA
- the hemA gene encoding glutamyl-tRNA reductase produces MSIIVVGLSHKTAPIEVREKLNFPESTLPDALRKLMTYDGVRESMIVSTCNRVEIYASVPDSAKGIDRIKQFISDYHGLDRDALEQALYVYPEAQGVRHTFRVASSLDSMVLGEAQILGQLKDAFDIALKTKTTSTILNKLIKKSISVAKRVRTDTRLAEGAVSISSAAVELAKKIFGELEGKHVMLLGAGEMAELAAQHLLGNGVKNIMVANRTFERAEDLAKEFKGDAIRFEHFPDALVMVDILICATGAPHYVVSREMIAKALKERRNKPIFMIDISNPRNIAPDVDKVDNVYLYDIDDLQSKVDVNTEGRAREARKAEEIVTQEVETYLQWERTLDAVPTIVDLREKLEDMRRRELEKTLGGLSGITEEQKRAIDIMSQSLVNKLLHAPLVVLKQAASTPGEGDQTIALARRLFNLDKELKRPGHDKAGETPSPAAEIPRGAESKCR; encoded by the coding sequence ATGAGCATCATAGTCGTCGGCCTCAGTCATAAAACGGCGCCCATCGAGGTGCGTGAGAAGCTGAACTTCCCGGAAAGCACGCTCCCGGACGCGCTCAGGAAACTCATGACCTATGACGGCGTACGCGAGAGCATGATCGTCTCCACCTGCAACCGCGTGGAGATCTATGCGTCGGTCCCGGACAGCGCCAAAGGCATCGACCGCATCAAGCAGTTCATCTCCGATTACCACGGGCTCGACCGGGACGCCTTGGAACAGGCCCTGTACGTGTATCCCGAGGCCCAGGGCGTGCGCCACACCTTCCGGGTGGCATCGAGCCTCGATTCCATGGTGCTCGGCGAGGCGCAGATACTGGGGCAGCTCAAGGACGCCTTCGATATCGCTCTCAAGACCAAGACCACCAGCACGATCCTGAACAAACTGATCAAGAAGTCCATATCCGTGGCAAAGCGGGTGCGTACCGACACCCGGCTTGCCGAGGGGGCGGTCTCCATCAGCTCCGCGGCCGTGGAACTGGCCAAGAAGATATTCGGTGAACTGGAAGGCAAGCACGTGATGCTGCTCGGAGCGGGCGAAATGGCCGAGCTCGCCGCCCAACACCTCCTGGGCAACGGCGTTAAAAACATCATGGTCGCGAACCGCACCTTTGAACGGGCCGAGGATCTGGCAAAGGAGTTCAAGGGAGACGCCATCCGGTTCGAGCATTTCCCCGACGCCCTGGTCATGGTGGACATCCTGATCTGCGCGACCGGCGCTCCCCACTATGTCGTAAGCCGGGAGATGATCGCGAAGGCGCTCAAGGAGCGCCGCAACAAGCCGATCTTCATGATCGATATCTCCAACCCGCGCAACATAGCTCCCGATGTCGACAAGGTCGACAATGTCTACCTGTACGATATCGACGACCTGCAAAGCAAGGTGGACGTCAACACCGAGGGCAGGGCTCGGGAAGCCCGCAAGGCGGAGGAAATCGTAACCCAGGAAGTGGAGACCTACCTCCAGTGGGAGCGGACGCTGGACGCCGTGCCGACCATCGTGGACCTCAGGGAAAAGCTGGAGGACATGAGGAGGCGCGAGCTCGAGAAGACGCTTGGCGGCCTGAGCGGTATCACGGAGGAGCAGAAGCGGGCTATCGACATCATGTCGCAGTCCCTCGTGAACAAGCTGCTCCACGCACCGCTCGTGGTCCTGAAGCAGGCTGCGTCCACGCCGGGTGAAGGTGACCAGACCATTGCCCTCGCGCGCAGGCTGTTCAACCTGGACAAGGAATTGAAGCGTCCGGGCCATGACAAGGCCGGCGAGACCCCGTCACCGGCCGCAGAGATCCCTCGCGGCGCGGAATCAAAATGCCGGTGA
- the hemC gene encoding hydroxymethylbilane synthase, which yields MSLRKEIRIGTRSSALALWQAEWVKSELEKKYAGLLVSLTKIKTTGDKILDVPLAKVGGKGLFVKEIEEAMLANEIDIAVHSMKDVPTFFPDGLHLACITKREDPRDALLTRNKVRFNDLPKGANVGTSSLRRQAQLMSVRPDFVIHQLRGNVDTRLRKLKEGQYDAIILAAAGVKRLGLAENVTEFIDPAISLPAIGQGALGIECRVDDRELNDMIAFFNHADSRVCVTGERALLRRLEGGCQVPIACYGEMKNKILHLTGLVGSVDGKRIIKDTIEGSPDKAEKLGVTLAEKLLSRGADVILREVYGHTNDISGNNLLES from the coding sequence ATTTCATTGAGAAAAGAGATCAGGATCGGCACCCGCAGCAGCGCGCTTGCGCTCTGGCAGGCTGAATGGGTGAAGTCGGAACTTGAGAAAAAATACGCGGGCCTGCTGGTTTCGCTCACCAAGATCAAGACCACCGGTGACAAGATCCTCGATGTGCCGCTGGCCAAGGTGGGCGGAAAAGGGCTCTTCGTGAAGGAGATCGAGGAAGCCATGCTGGCGAACGAGATCGACATCGCGGTCCACAGCATGAAGGACGTTCCCACGTTCTTTCCAGACGGTCTTCATCTCGCCTGCATCACGAAGCGCGAGGATCCGCGGGACGCGCTCCTGACTCGGAACAAGGTCAGGTTCAACGACCTGCCCAAAGGCGCGAATGTGGGCACGAGCAGCCTTCGGCGGCAGGCTCAACTCATGAGTGTTCGACCGGACTTCGTGATCCACCAGCTTCGCGGCAACGTCGACACGCGGCTCAGGAAGCTCAAAGAAGGGCAGTATGATGCCATCATCCTTGCAGCGGCCGGTGTCAAACGGCTTGGACTCGCGGAGAATGTAACGGAATTCATCGATCCCGCGATCAGTCTTCCCGCGATCGGACAGGGAGCCCTTGGCATCGAGTGCCGGGTCGACGACCGGGAACTGAACGACATGATCGCTTTCTTCAACCATGCCGACAGCCGCGTCTGCGTAACCGGCGAGCGCGCGCTGCTCAGGAGGCTCGAGGGCGGGTGCCAGGTGCCGATCGCCTGCTACGGCGAGATGAAGAATAAGATTCTGCATCTCACGGGGCTGGTCGGCAGTGTGGACGGAAAGCGCATCATCAAGGACACGATTGAAGGCTCCCCGGACAAGGCCGAGAAACTCGGGGTCACGCTCGCGGAAAAACTGCTTTCCCGCGGTGCGGACGTAATCCTGCGGGAAGTGTACGGACACACAAACGACATCAGCGGGAACAACCTGCTGGAGAGCTAG
- a CDS encoding PilZ domain-containing protein: MTEDADKRTRGVQRYFVASHRTASVQVIPFDQLTCSGHTVRIADLSIIGVGIESPDPIEPGLACFDEPVSGHRFGVVAWCRQNGDRYRAGISFVTLSHPHEQYILNQLSLSPHHKALRDPEKILETLLKDIKPGTIS, translated from the coding sequence ATGACCGAAGATGCAGACAAACGAACGCGCGGGGTTCAGCGCTATTTCGTCGCATCCCACCGCACGGCGTCGGTCCAAGTGATCCCCTTCGATCAACTGACCTGCTCCGGACATACCGTACGAATTGCAGATCTCAGCATAATCGGTGTCGGGATTGAATCACCCGATCCAATCGAGCCTGGCCTCGCCTGTTTCGACGAGCCGGTAAGCGGCCACCGGTTCGGTGTTGTGGCCTGGTGCAGACAGAATGGCGACAGATACAGGGCCGGCATAAGCTTTGTCACTCTTTCGCACCCTCATGAACAATACATTTTGAACCAGCTCAGCCTTTCCCCGCACCACAAGGCCCTCCGTGACCCCGAAAAGATCCTCGAAACGCTCCTGAAAGACATTAAACCGGGAACCATCAGTTAA